From a single Rosa rugosa chromosome 7, drRosRugo1.1, whole genome shotgun sequence genomic region:
- the LOC133722113 gene encoding probable aldo-keto reductase 1: MAEEKGTQIPKVKLGTQGFEVSKLGFGCMGLTGVYNSPVSDEDGISIIIDAFNKGITFFDTADVYGPHTNEVLVGKALKQLPREKIQLATKFGIAGIMHPPSIKITGTPEYVRSCCEASLKRLDVDYIDLYYQHRVDTTVPIEETMGELKKLVEEGKIKYIGLSEASPDTIRRAHAVHPITALQMEWSLWTRDIEEEIIPLCRELGIGIVPYSPLGRGFFGGKAVAESVPSNSFVSSHPRFVGENLQKNKTIYNRLENLAEKHQCLTAQLALAWVLHQGDDVVPIPGTTKIKNLDANIGSLKVKLGEEDVKEVSGAVPLDQVAGGRTFGNLMHLQWKFANTPPKESKI; encoded by the exons aTGGCTGAGGAGAAGGGAACACAGATTCCAAAAGTTAAACTTGGAACTCAAGGATTTGAG GTCTCAAAATTGGGGTTTGGATGCATGGGTCTCACTGGTGTCTACAACTCTCCTGTTTCTGATGAGGATGGAATCTCAATAATAATAGATGCCTTCAATAAAGGAATCACTTTCTTTGACACAGCTGATGTATATGGACCTCATACAAATGAAGTTCTTGTTGGGAAG GCATTGAAGCAATTGCCAAGAGAAAAAATTCAATTAGCCACAAAGTTTGGTATTGCTGGAATTATGCATCCTCCTAGTATTAAAATCACAGGTACTCCGGAATATGTCCGGTCTTGCTGTGAGGCAAGCTTGAAGCGTCTTGATGTGGACTACATTGATCTGTATTATCAACATCGGGTGGACACTACGGTGCCTATAGAGGAAACT ATGGGTGAGCTGAAGAAACTTGTGGAAGAAGGAAAGATAAAGTACATTGGCTTATCTGAAGCCAGTCCCGACACAATAAGAAGGGCACACGCAGTTCATCCCATAACCGCTCTACAAATGGAGTGGTCACTCTGGACTCGTGATATTGAGGAAGAGATTATTCCACTTTGCAG GGAGCTTGGCATTGGAATAGTTCCATATAGTCCTCTTGGTCGTGGGTTTTTCGGTGGCAAAGCAGTTGCTGAAAGTGTGCCTTCAAATAGTTTTGTG tCATCGCATCCTCGGTTTGTAGGAGAGAACTTGCAGAAGAACAAGACTATTTACAATCGACTGGAAAACCTTGCTGAAAAGCACCAATGCCTTACCGCTCAACTAGCATTAGCATGGGTTCTCCACCAAGGAGATGATGTTGTACCTATCCCAG GGACAACAAAGATAAAGAACCTGGATGCAAATATTGGCTCCTTGAAGGTGAAACTTGGGGAGGAAGACGTGAAAGAAGTTTCTGGTGCTGTACCACTAGACCAAGTCGCCGGTGGTAGAACTTTTGGAAACCTGATGCATTTGCAATGGAAATTCGCCAACACTCCTCCAAAAGAATCTAAGATCTGA